A portion of the Aricia agestis chromosome 1, ilAriAges1.1, whole genome shotgun sequence genome contains these proteins:
- the LOC121728534 gene encoding repressor of RNA polymerase III transcription MAF1 homolog produces MKLLESGRLEALSRALSILNGDSAVQGRVESYSCKMAGTEKAFYKRFTADGETTHNLHALSPPEGVSYSRSLSGDEDGILCDTISRKTLFYLIATLNAAFPDYDFSMAKSSEFSAEPSLNWVQSAVDAALSAVGGMRWRQLKPALWAAIEEEVQLPECRIYSYNPDLASDPFGEPGCLWSFSYFFYNRKLKRIVFFTCKAMSPVCADSGVDFAMDEDDEYN; encoded by the exons atgaaaCTTCTAGAAAGTGGGCGCTTAGAAGCTCTTAGTAGAGCTTTGTCCATCCTTAATGGAGATAGCGCTGTCCAAGGTCGTGTGGAGAGCTATAGTTGCAAAATGGCTGGTACCGAAAAAGCTTTCTATAAGCGCTTCACAGCCGATGGTGAAACCACTCATAACTTACATGCATTGTCTCCACCTGAAGGAGTATCCTACAG CCGCAGTTTGTCAGGAGATGAAGATGGGATACTATGTGACACTATATCCAGAAAAACACTATTTTACCTTATAGCTACTCTAAATGCAGCTTTCCCTGATTATGACTTTTCAATGGCAaag AGCAGCGAGTTTAGTGCAGAGCCATCACTTAATTGGGTGCAAAGTGCAGTAGATGCAGCATTATCTGCAGTTGGCGGTATGCGCTGGAGACAACTGAAACCCGCACTGTGGGCTGCTATAGAGGAGGAGGTGCAGCTACCTGAGTGCAGAATATACAGTTACAATCCAGACCTAGCCAGTGATCCCTTTGGTGAACCTGGTTGTCTATGGTCATTtagctactttttttacaacaGAAAATTGAAAAGGATTGTTTTCTTTACGTGCAAGGCTATGAG tcctGTGTGTGCTGATTCTGGCGTGGACTTTGCTATGGATGAAGATGATGAGTACAATTAG